The following are encoded in a window of Citrobacter freundii genomic DNA:
- the murG gene encoding undecaprenyldiphospho-muramoylpentapeptide beta-N-acetylglucosaminyltransferase: MSGQPKRLMVMAGGTGGHVFPGLAVAHHLMAQGWQVRWLGTADRMEADLVPKHGIDIDFIRISGLRGKGLNALLAAPARIFNAWRQARAIMKQFKPDVVLGMGGYVSGPGGLAAWSLGIPVVLHEQNGIAGLTNKWLSKIATTVMQAFPGAFPDAEVVGNPVRTDVLALPLPEERLAGREGPVRVLVVGGSQGARVLNQTLPQVAAKLGDAVTIWHQSGKGAQQTVEQAYVDAGQPQHKVTEFIDDMAAAYAWADVVVCRSGALTVSEIAAAGLPAIFVPFQHKDRQQYWNALPLEKAGAAKILEQPQFTVDAVASTLEGWSRETLLTMAERARNASIPNSTEWVANAVSRAARA, translated from the coding sequence ATGAGTGGTCAACCGAAGCGGTTAATGGTGATGGCAGGCGGTACCGGCGGGCATGTGTTCCCGGGACTGGCGGTTGCGCACCATTTAATGGCCCAGGGCTGGCAGGTTCGTTGGCTGGGCACCGCCGATCGTATGGAAGCGGACTTAGTGCCGAAGCATGGCATTGACATTGATTTTATTCGCATCTCCGGTTTGCGTGGCAAGGGCCTCAACGCACTGCTGGCCGCTCCCGCGCGTATTTTTAACGCCTGGCGCCAGGCTCGCGCCATCATGAAGCAGTTTAAACCTGACGTGGTGCTGGGGATGGGCGGTTATGTCTCGGGCCCCGGTGGTCTGGCGGCCTGGTCATTAGGTATTCCGGTCGTGCTGCACGAGCAGAACGGCATCGCAGGCTTAACCAATAAATGGCTGTCAAAGATTGCCACGACGGTGATGCAGGCGTTTCCCGGTGCCTTCCCGGATGCGGAAGTGGTGGGCAACCCGGTACGTACCGATGTGCTGGCGCTGCCATTACCTGAAGAACGCCTGGCTGGACGTGAAGGTCCGGTTCGCGTGCTGGTGGTCGGGGGGTCTCAGGGCGCGCGCGTGCTGAACCAAACGCTGCCGCAGGTTGCTGCAAAGCTTGGCGACGCGGTGACTATCTGGCATCAGAGCGGTAAAGGCGCACAGCAGACCGTGGAACAGGCCTATGTTGATGCCGGACAGCCGCAGCATAAGGTCACCGAATTTATTGATGATATGGCCGCAGCCTATGCGTGGGCAGATGTGGTGGTTTGTCGCTCCGGCGCGCTAACGGTGAGCGAGATCGCAGCAGCGGGCCTGCCAGCGATTTTTGTGCCGTTCCAGCATAAAGACCGACAGCAGTACTGGAATGCGTTGCCGCTGGAAAAAGCGGGCGCCGCCAAAATTTTAGAGCAGCCGCAGTTTACTGTGGATGCCGTCGCCAGCACCCTTGAAGGGTGGTCGCGAGAAACCTTATTAACCATGGCAGAACGTGCTCGCAATGCATCCATACCGAATTCCACCGAATGGGTTGCAAATGCAGTGAGCCGGGCTGCCCGGGCGTAA